Genomic window (Nymphaea colorata isolate Beijing-Zhang1983 chromosome 1, ASM883128v2, whole genome shotgun sequence):
TTGAATTAATACGATTCAGAGATAGATAATCCTTTTGCCTCAAAAAATGGGAGCTTTTGGTTGGACTCCTAATTTTTTACTGAACCTGCAAATTTGCCCTGACAAGGAAATGAATGAGCTTGGCAGCATTAAATATTGCCAAATTGAAGCACCAGGTCATCagttttgcattcttttttggTCTGGCAGAAACAATGGCCAACTCTGGTAGAAGGAACGAAGCTTTTTGATTTGTTACATGCAGCTGCTGGAAAGGTGCTGCTTATGCATCCTTGAGAAAAAGGCAAGCCTGCCCTTTATCAAGTTTTCATTTGACGCTACTGTGAGATTCGATAGGGGGAGACTTGTGATTTAACTGCTGCATTCCTTTTTATCTTTGTGATTTAGTTTCTTCATCCCTTTCTATGTTTATCTGTATCCAAAACAATTCTGAAAGACCATTATTGTGGACCGCCAACTGCTGCCTTCGCTGTTGCATTAGCAGCATTAAGCAGAATTACAAATTTATGTTCTGATACAGCAAGtcattagatccaaatccatttcAATTTCCTGAGGCATTCATTAGATTCAGTTCCATTTCAATTCCTGTTTTCGGCAGATATAAGCTGTTTTCATCCGTAGTAGTAAGTTGGAAAACCGCAAGATTAGAGATAAAACAGTATGAGAATAATGGCAGCAATATTTTCTGCGGTTACTTGTGGTTGAAGTGGTACCATACATGAGAACCTGGAAAATGGAAACGCATCCGGTTCCAAGTGGTTCTAATTTAGGTCAAGCGTTAAACGGCTGCTACATCAGATGAATTAGATATCGTCtttcaatttgaatatgtgCATGTAGGGGGCAACAGATTTGTACTCAGAAGTCAGAACAACCATAATACTCTTGGCAATTGAGTTCAAAATTGAACATCTGAAATGGTAAAGAGAAATTTGAAACTGtgaatctctctttttttttcttttttttttcttttttttttttacatgtatcgCTAAATTCAACTTTCTTAGCCAAGCTTGACAATACAATTATGGAACTGCATGTGGACTTCATCCGTTCTTGAAGAATTTCAGAAACAATTTCCAgcttatacacatatatatgcaatGTTAAGATTGTTCAATAAACTTTTGTGTGCTTGTACTTTTACTCACTGTCCCTTGAACTCTTTTTTCAggtacttttgaattttatataaatCCAAACTACAAGAGTGTAATAAACTTTGTGAAACCCACATGTAACTTATATGTTCTTTAGTTGTATGCAGAAGTTGAAAAGACAAACAACTTATTCctaagattttattttgaaaatccaaTTCTATGAAAAATCTTAGGAAGAACAAGGCATTTCAATATTCTCTCCAGAATCTTCTGAAAATATactaataaattttcaaaatataaataagacaaaaaaaacataataaaaattttcaaaattctattAGACTggaattatttatttgttttaacaACTTAGCTTAGTTAGAAGTTAAATATGAACAAACTTTTGGGCTCGGAAGTTGGCTACACGAGTCAAAACTTCCATGACAAGGTCTGTGGCAGAGAGGAAATTGAGAAACTACCACATTGTTCATTATGTTCCTTCCTCTGAAATTAAGGGAGTCGTCGACTTAATTTGTCAGCTTATTCGGGCCCCCAGCAGAAGCTCCGGGAGTCCCTTTGTTAATGGGAATCGCAAGGACCGGACAGCCCATGCATCGGGCCTGTTGAAGACTTGGTTCTCATGGTACTGCCATATTTATCCCAGAAACTGCAATTAGCCGTTCCAATCAAAGATGAAGAAACCAAATCGTTAAAATGTTTTGTCATGAATCCAGCCCAACATATGAATACAGGACAAGCCAAACGATGCCCATGTTTACcataatgaacataaaaaagaagaaactgcaGTGTACACAAAAATATAGTATTAGTATGGTATGCATAACATAGGATCTTTACAACAAAAGATTTTATTGCCAAGATAAAATCCATTTTAAAGTAACTTTGTACTACAGACATAGTAAGAACGATTTGAGCACTCGATAACTGATATGTGCAAAGATTACACACTGTCATGTATCGATATATCAACAGAATTCAGCTCACAGAAGGTACTGTTCGCCTGACCAAACAACTGTCGTGCACGTATCACTTTGTGAACCGATAACAGGTCGCTCATCTCGCAGCAAATGAACAAATGCACAATGCATGAAAAGGTTCAGTGAACAGTTTGCATGGAGAGCTTCTTCAAAGACAATAGTTCCCATCGGCATTGCACATAACAAATGCCAAATCTGCAGCAAAATGCCTATCTATTGAAGATTTGTCATTCTTGATATGATACATGCACTTATCTCTGACTCCTTCAAATCTTTGACGCCACCCCATATGGCTCGTGAACCTTTCCAATCCaccagagaaaagaaaaaagttatattGATGGTCAAGTGAACGTACATAACCTTTTCCAGTAAGTTGTGTTTAACAATAACATCGTTGAGTTTCTTTGTGCTGTCAAATCCATATCTATTCCAACGAAGTAAAAAATCCCATAAGCATTCTTCCACCTAGCCTTTATTCAACCAAGAGCACATAGATAAGTCGGCAAGATCTTATCATCATACACGTGTGTACGCATGCAATGCACAAAGATTCTACATTGGTTCTCGATCGTTTGTGGAAGAGAAAATGGTTCCAATGAGTTGAagacaaactctctctctctctctctctgaaggaaaaacatgcaaaatgcAAGGGATCAAAGTTCAACACCAAAATAATTTTCTAACTTCACCTTATGAGTTTGTATCAGGAGGTCATCAATGCAAAGTCGTGAGGTCCAAAACAGAATTTAATGTTCTAAGGACACCTAATGATTAACATCAAGAGACGATCCTATCCAGATATTTATGCCATGATTAAGGGTCTTAGCATGCTTACATATTTTTAGTTTAAGTGGTCTTTCTGATAGCAAATTAAAAGATCACACATTGCTATTAAACTTCATAGTTGAATCATAGATAAAGAAATTTTACAGATGTTAAGTgggcaaaagaaaaatcatttgtttCTAACAGCCAATCTTGTTGGCAGTTGCAACCAGCCTATCACATTGATTTTGATGACTCAAGGTGCTCATACTCCTCATATTTCCTGATAAACATATTGCTTGAGGGGAAACACACAAGCACACAGACACATATATACTCCACTAAATTTTAAGATTAATTCATCCTTCAAAAATGCACCGAACTTTCAGTTGTCCTAGTGGAGTGAAAAATATAACACTTGATTCAGAATATTCTTTTGCAATAACCAACATGTAGAGACACTGCGAATACAGGTAAACATCAACACTCTGCACCCAGAATCCAGTAAAACTGTGCAGCAAAAGTATTAGATTTCAATGGATTGAAGGATGTGTTGGTTATATCACTTTTTTCAATATAATGTGCTTAGGGAATATCATTCTTTCAGGTCTTTCAAGCTTGATAAAGTTAATCTGGTATCCTAGCATTCTTTATTAATCAAACCATTAATTCCCATCTCTGAATACAGATATTGATCAGAATAAACGAGATAATGGAGAAGAATTCACACATTCGGCTCAAAATATGTTGCTTCTAACGACTGTGCTTTCTGCCTTGCCATCTCTTCATGTGCTGAACCAGCCAGCAGATATGCCTTCTCCTGGATAAGCCACAGAAGCATAGGtatgaaaagcaaaattatAAAAGCCAGTACTTAAATTGTTAATCATTACTTTTTGAAAGTGTGCATGATAAAACAATTCTTTTACAATAACAGTTACACAGAGGAGATTTTAATATCTATGTATAATCAATGCACCTAAGTATCAAAAGACATAGAACTCTGAAGAGTAGACCATGTGAGCAACAAGAAGTCACATGACAGATCATACAGGTAACAggtttctaaaatttaaattgaagtATCAAAAAAGGCattgaaaatattcaaaattctGTTTGatggtaaaaagaagaaatatctaCAGAAAGATATCCATAAGAGAGGTTCCTATATTGTCCTACTACTAGAGGTGCAAAAGGAATGAAGTTCATCTGTGTCCTTGTGGTTCATTTGGGATTGACTCAAATTCACCCATTCAATTAATGGAACCATGGTTTATAGAACCACATTCTTCTTCATGTGAACAAACCAAGATTAAAATGGTTCTCGTTTGTCAATTAGGCTTATGAAATATTCTTGTATGTAACAATCACCTTAAATCACTATAGACAAACAAGCTACACAAAAGATGATGATAAGATGCAGAGAAAAACTTATGTAAACAAGCTGATATTGCAGTGAAACCATTTCACCATATGTATCCAGACATGATAAAATACaactgtgaacttatattcacAATGTCACATACTTGTGGTAGAGCCATTATGTCACATTCTGTTCAAATTGATTTATGATAGGTACAAAGGAAGATTAACTGCAGTCACTATATGCTTCAGACACTTGTATCATTTGTTAGACAAAGGAAGATTAAACTCAGGTTATACCAGTAAGCGCCATAGAAAAGGGACTCCTTGTTGAACCTGGACACGCTTCTCCAGTTCACTGATTGCTGTGATGAAATTTTACAAGCTATCAGATACTAAAACACTAACTCTGTATAAATGATTGTTTGCTCTCATACCTTCAGAAACATATCCAGTACCCAACAAGATACTATACCATACTTCAGTAAAGACTTCCAGTTGCTCATCAGATGCTCCAATTACCTAACATCGAAGGCATCAATAATTTAATGCTGAGGGcatatgaaaggcaaatatttAATAGGAAACAAACTTGGATTGATACCTTATAATCAACTGCCGTAAATTTTGGTCCAATAATGCCAAAAGCACGAAAATGATCCCCCCTTCCATATTCATACAATGCTTCTGCAAGCTGGAAGCAGATCAAAAATGAGGTAAGAAACTGTTTAAGAAggaactaagaacctttttgTGTTTATCAATCAGGACAGTGTTCTCAGAGATCGTCCATGGAGTACTCATGAATAAATGTTGTGGTAACTTCTTAGACAAACATTTCACCAGGATAATTAGTCTAGTGGTAGAAAATGAATTCTATTTGTGAAAATATCATCAAGATTAAAGGCTACACCTATATTCCGTTGATTAAGGGAGTATTTTTTACACCCAATTGGATAATATTAGATTTTAACCATTCAGTCTTAACTCTAATGCTTTATATTTCCTTGATCGGTTCATAttcccataaaaaaaattcttcatcgactaaattgtaaaagaatatgATTTTAACAATAGATTGCCTTTTTTGTGTGGCACCCTACACTTACAAACAAACTAGAAAAGAGAAGCAAGCTCGGCACCAAGAACTTGCTTAGATCAAAAGCTGAGAAacaatgaataagaaaaagaagccagacaaaaatAAGCAGCGCAGAAAACGtgatgcaatgaaagagggAACACATGGTATATGGTATTGGGATATAAAAAGTGATGGAAGATTCAAGTTGATCACTTGACATTTCCTTTTGTTAGATTTAAGCATGCCACTCACATACCATGATGATGCAAGATGACAGAACAAAAATTTTCTTGCCATGAAATGCTAACCATGTGGCATCTGCATAGCTCCCAAAGACACCAATTAAAATATGACAGCCCGGTCTGGTAAGACACTATCATGTCCAGGTAATACATATTGTTTTGTACATTGAGCTACCTAactcttaaaacaaaaaatgaatgaaaaattgaagcacCTCTATAGGAGCTAGAATAGTGTGAATACATACAGATAGTGAAATAGCTTaagtaaaaaatgtcaaatgAAGAAGAATATTACAAACCAGAACTGCTTTCTCCATAGATTGCTGTTTCTTTTCAGTCAGTGAATGAAACCTAACAGCAATACAGTAGAATATAAGGTTGTGAACAACAGAAACACTAAAGCATAAGGTCCACTACTTACCTAGATCTGACGGCATTGAGCAAATCCTTCGCTTTTGAGAATTCCCCAGTACGAGAAAAGGCCCAAATTGCCAATATATCAAGCATCCAATCCCAACACCAAGTGGACTGGTCACCATAACATTCAATATTTAGACATAAAATCAATAGTATGCAATACATATAGCTAAGATATGATCAACATATCCTTAAAAGATTACTTAGTAGTTAGTAGTCACATCTAGTAAAACATTCACAataattcaacaaaaaagaagcaatAGTCAGCAATACTAGCCCCAAAGAAAATGAGGTAATAAGCGAGTAAAACAAACCTACTCATTTCTGAGCATTCCAATGCATTTAAAGCAAAATTATCCACATTATACTGGATATACTTAAACCAGAAGATGAGAGCAAATTAGATGTCTCTTTTGTAAGTCAACAGTACCAATTATCACGCTGCATTGGTGGGGCCCGGGGAGGGGGTGTGGTGGTTGGGTTGGAGGATATGGGGGAGGAGAGATTGTGAGATGTACAACATTAATAAACAGTCATTAGCAGTCAGCCTCAATGTGATCAATATGCATATTGAGTACCACATATCGACATTTAATTATAATCCTAATAAAGCCTCTCAGGCAGTACCAAACCCATTATTGATTCATCCCTCACAACATGATGAAGACACATAATTCAAAGGCAGTAAGATTTATAATCTTAGtaaaaagcatcaaaatcacacaCCAGTTTTTATACAATGAATATAGAGATGGATAAAAGTACATGGTATCACAAGCTTGTTAAGATATATGTATTGTAAGagaaatatgtattttattttttggattcagtCCAGTTAGGTACAGATCATTTCTTCTACTttgtgaatatttttttatacttttatacttttatttttgtttgcttcATATTGCAGCAAATTGTGGGTTGTTGGGCTCTCCAACTGATACAAAATATCCATTGTTGACCCCAACGGTTCCTTCTCTTCCTATAAATTGGACTGAATGTCCATATTGTAAGTTTAGTTCTCTGTGAGCCTTGATTGTGAGTAATTGATGATTTAATTCAGTGCCTAAGTGCACGATTTATTCATTTTCTGAGAGAGTGTTTGGTGTATAGACTGTGTTTTGTCTATATTCAATCACTTTCTGTTTGTAAAATGTGGATTGGAGAACTGAAGCTCCTATCATGGTATCGGTGCATAAAGGTTCTGCCCAAACCTGTTCCATCCGCTGAAACTGTTTTGGAGCTGGTTTGTGCTTGATACACAAATCTGTTTGTGGGACTCGGATCCAGAACCTGATCCTCTACCCATTGCCAGTCTTCCATATCACATTCTCCTCTATTGTTCTCTAGACCTTCTGAAGACTGGTCCAAAACCACAAGTCTTTGCTTGTACGTTTGTAGCTCCATAGAGAACGAGTTCTCTTGAGATACCTCCTTTGGTACCATTGGAAAACAACGATGTCCATGTTTACACATAGCTAACGTTACATCATTGAGTTCCTCCAGCTTCTTTACTCCATTGTCGGGACTAAAGGCTTTCCAAGACATGTAGTGCAGTTTCTTGCTATTGCTCAAATCAGACCATAGGAAATTCGTCATGGCAGCTTTCAATTTATGGATGATGACTTTGAGGAGCTTGGATGCCTGCATCCAGTAAATTAACAAGGAGCTAATGTGCTTGATGAGACAAACTTTAGCTGCATAAGACAAAAGGTTAGTTTTCCAGCTAgaaaatttcttttccattttgaggACCAGATCTCGACAATGCTCTTCTTTGAGCATTTCCTTTTCCAAAGTAAACCCAAATAGAAATCGGGAGATATCTTATTTTGCAGTCCAGAATGTCTCTAGACTGTCTTTGTCTCATTCTGTTGATCCCAAAGGGAATTACGGCCAACTTGTAGTGAGGAGACCAAAGCTACTCTCCACCTCCAGATCAAAAGATTGAACACCTTGTAGATCTTATTTCTTCACACTGTTGCAACAATATGGCAAAAAGGCCACATGTGGACTTCATTTTGCGAACAACAAGCATTTAGCTCAAAAGCTAACTATCAACATCCTAAGAACCACGAGCAATGAGTGCATTGCATTCTGCATTTTCCCTGACTTCTAGCATATGCAGATGCCCTTTCAAATTGTTGGGCAATTCTTCTCTGAAAAACACAGGGTAATGTATtccaaaagaagaggaaaggagaagGGGGTGGGGGTGGGTAGGGAGGAGGGGAGTGGGGGTGGGGAGTTAGGGATTACTGCCTCATGCAGATCAAAGACCTtaaacaaataacaagttgcTCATACATGGCCATTTCCCTGAAGGAAAATGGTCATCCAAATTTCTGACTCTTCTCCAACAAACATGCATCTAAGTCCGTCAGTGATTAGACAATAAAGAATCTTCCACCTGATATTACTATCTTGACAAATATAAAGTCAATAACTTTTACCTCATGTAAAATCTTTATGCACAGCATAGTTGTGATGAAATTTTCACAAGCACCTCATTCATGACAAAGGAAAAGACACATCAAATCTCTCTTGTTATCATCTTTGAAGGAACTGAACTTTAATGCTCGTATCGGTGTGAAATATCCACTTAACTCACCTGGTCTGAAACACAAGCTGCTAATGTTCTAAGACgaaaatcatcatcatcaatgcaTCCACGCACATCGACACGTAGCATAAATCCCAGGGCATTTAGACAAACCTATGAGAAAattttattgtcaaaaaattTAGACGCATGATCCAGAAAGGGCTCGAGGTCATACCTCTGCCTTATCAGCATCATCTTTGTCTAATTCCTGCCAGATATGCTGATCATACACCTGAAATGCTTTATGGAGCAAGTGGCCATCCAGGTAGCAAAGAGCAACATGCCACCAATTATGAGTAATCCTGAAAAACATTCATAGGGCAACATGCCACCAATTATGAGTAATCCTGAAAAACATTCATAGGGAACATATTATTAAGAGAACCTAGTGACTGAAATAGTAAGATGAATGATGCAAAATTCATTACATAAATGAACAGCAAATATTCCATGATGCAGAAGAAGACTCCATAAATTCAACAGCCTCCTTGAAGCGGCATTCATACTGAAGGACATGGCATAACTGCAGGAAATTCACAGGCATAAATCATACtccaataaaaaagaaaatgaaatatcttATCCACATACACTACAAAATTGAAGCCCTGATTAACAAGCAATAGAAGAATCTAGCCAGATTGGAAATATAGAATGTATAGTTAAAGATGCAAAGTTTACCTTATAGAAAGGTTCTCTTATATCTCAGACAAAGATACCATATAGACAATATGTCAAATGCCTCTCATACAACAGTTCCCAACAAAAGTTATCCGTACCTTACAGACGGTATTTTAAATGCCTATCTCATAACAGAACATATCAACagtacaagaaaaagaaatctgtAGAACTGAGAAAGAACTGAAAACTGTTAATAACCAGCAGAAATTTTCAGGACTTGGAAGCAGAAGAATGCAATATAGCATCAGCATGAAACAAATCAACTGGTTAACCATCAAGGGCCAATTTCATCTAGGTGGGGCAAGCCAGCAACAGTGGCATGTCAAGCACCACTGACCAAAATGAAGATCAGTGACAGGGCATCATTAGCAGCAAAAAGAATTACAGTCCTAGCTTCATAtgacaagaacaaaaatacTCAATTAGATCTATAAACTATAACTTACAGCATGTTGGGACCATTGGTCATCTTTATTGATGCTTAAACCTTCTCTTGCAGCAGCCTCAGCATCTGCCATCCTACCAAGCTCCAGTAAAGGGAAAGAAAGCATGCCATATATGTAGGGCTGTTGTTTATTTTCTGACAAGACCTAAGAGAAAGAAGGTTCAAGTTTGGTAGTATGTAACCGCCAGTCTACCAAGTTCATTTTCCCCATATGcataaaatgcataaaataaagattgatgtcactaaagaaacaaaatgtcaATATATTCTTTTActaaatgaaaagtgaaaaaatttgAGATAAACACAAACTATCTTATTAAATTGCACAGTTTCAAATTGTTTCTTTAAAGGCAGAATATTAAGATAACTTGCACGTGTGAACCCAATTATAAACCAGAATAAATTATCAATGAGTTAAAATTGAATATTCTGACACATTATGGAGTGTTAAACGTCTCCCTCAAAGTCAGATGGCCATAAGTTCCAAGGCCCAATAAGATAGGTCGACATAAACAAAATGGCATGGTTTTCAAGGGACTTGATGTTTCATAAATAGAATGACATCAAATATAAATTGTCATTAATTTGTAAAAACATTCAAAAGAATGTACACCTTTACAGTCTTCCTCTATACGCTACTGTACAAAGTCCACTCTCTCTCATTATTGAATTTGTTTTCAACCATATTCAAGGTTGCCTTTCTGACATCAAACTCGTCTCTCTAGGTTGTGCATTCTTTTgttatgttcattgttttagccttttaggAGTGTCCTTGTTGTagcatttcatattcacatcATGCACTGAAATTATTCTCCTCATTTTTGATAACAAGGAAAGCTATTCATGAGCAGTTAAGATGGATTCACAGCTTCAACTACAATCTTGCTAATCACCTTAATGGTACTGATGCCATGACCACCACCATCCTAGTCAACGATGCAAATGAAgacaaaaagaagagagagatcaGCACATGCAGCACCATATCTAGAAATAGTGTTCTCATCAGTTCAATAAATTCACCCAGACAACATGATTTTGTGAAGATCAAGTATGTAAACTAACagagcaaagaaagaaagaagcaatGTATTAATACTCTCCAGATGAtatttcacaaatttaaaatagttttcAGCTAAGGGGCACATTCCACAGGAGACTAGTGCTCACCTGTTCAACTAGGTATAAGGAAAAATCAGGTCGTGCCAAGTAGAAGCATATAACTTGGGCCCTCTTCAAGGATGCCAGATTCCTTGGGTACTTATTTATTAACTGAAGCAAAAAATGTAGCACACTTAATTCTGCACTAGAACTtcatatgaaaaacaaaagcaagaaactCATAACAGCATTACATGAATGTACTGGAAATCATATGCTTTGGTTGTATATCATCATTTTAATCTGTACAAAGAATAAACAGCGAGACATTTCATAGAGAAAACCATATTCTATAAAACATGCAAGCTATCTCAAGCTCCCACACATTTGATATGAGAAACATGTCAAACAATGATTTTTTACATTCAATTGCAAACCATCCCATTCCATAAAAAATGTAGTAATTTTCAACTTTCTGTTCATTTGTTCTGGGAAACTTGTCATTAAACTTATGTACAGCCAAATTGCAATTTGGAAGACAGTTATTCCAGAGCATTCGCCATTCTATCAAATATGATAGACTACTTAAGTATACAAGGAGACAAAAAAATATCTGTTATCAAAGCAAAAATTATCAGTAACACAATACAACCTAAGAGTTAAATTTACTGCAATAAGTATCAGCTATAAAGCTACATAGGCTAAAATAATATTTGGCAAAATTTGGGAAGCATGAACATGACCCTGATCAACGTCAATATGCTTGCTACCAGCACACAAGCATAGTATTTCTACTCTAGTAAAGAGGGTAGAGAGACTGAATGAAGCCCCCATACAACACCTTACAGTAACCATACTGCTTTAGAATTGTATACCA
Coding sequences:
- the LOC116267383 gene encoding uncharacterized protein LOC116267383 isoform X2, which codes for MDGLIKEDKWGYPVRTSSDACISAINSYYEQVLSYGRNCKVIMEAVAEDEDCVLANVLAAVYRKHKPQQSTAHLAAAKANLDRATSYEKSVYDAVSCSMADAADDDAILSSQLELINKYPRNLASLKRAQVICFYLARPDFSLYLVEQVLSENKQQPYIYGMLSFPLLELGRMADAEAAAREGLSINKDDQWSQHALCHVLQYECRFKEAVEFMESSSASWNICCSFMITHNWWHVALCYLDGHLLHKAFQVYDQHIWQELDKDDADKAEVCLNALGFMLRVDVRGCIDDDDFRLRTLAACVSDQSTWCWDWMLDILAIWAFSRTGEFSKAKDLLNAVRSRFHSLTEKKQQSMEKAVLLAEALYEYGRGDHFRAFGIIGPKFTAVDYKVIGASDEQLEVFTEVWYSILLGTGYVSEAISELEKRVQVQQGVPFLWRLLEKAYLLAGSAHEEMARQKAQSLEATYFEPNVHEPYGVASKI
- the LOC116267383 gene encoding uncharacterized protein LOC116267383 isoform X1; this translates as MDGLIKEDKWGYPVRTSSDACISAINSYYEQVLSYGRNCKVIMEAVAEDEDCVLANVLAAVYRKHKPQQSTAHLAAAKANLDRATSYEKSVYDAVSCSMADAADDDAILSSQLELINKYPRNLASLKRAQVICFYLARPDFSLYLVEQVLSENKQQPYIYGMLSFPLLELGRMADAEAAAREGLSINKDDQWSQHALCHVLQYECRFKEAVEFMESSSASWNICCSFMITHNWWHVALCYLDGHLLHKAFQVYDQHIWQELDKDDADKAEVCLNALGFMLRVDVRGCIDDDDFRLRTLAACVSDQSTWCWDWMLDILAIWAFSRTGEFSKAKDLLNAVRSRFHSLTEKKQQSMEKAVLLAEALYEYGRGDHFRAFGIIGPKFTAVDYKVIGASDEQLEVFTEVWYSILLGTGYVSEAISELEKRVQVQQGVPFLWRLLEKAYLLAGSAHEEMARQKAQSLEATYFEPNARWKNAYGIFYFVGIDMDLTAQRNSTMLLLNTTYWKRLCTFT